One genomic segment of Homo sapiens chromosome 14, GRCh38.p14 Primary Assembly includes these proteins:
- the HEATR4 gene encoding HEAT repeat-containing protein 4 isoform X2 — protein MTRTQKGKTFLPHCFYQSLPPRLGWGMILNYSKLKGKEECASVSSVPMVFFSSQYRLHRKSQYLKMAAANLTFSQEVVWQRGLPSIPYSQYSFDHLYNTNDIIHTPQIRKARPQKPVSFKFLGSSSPLTGDTSLAVKTESSANPEKKLKKSKPASTVREAPRPLIHHPCMHPDMLGRPPSLDVNLEEREAWLLPPEKEARAWEATVLEKLNERTARWIQSKRPRRPGASPNKWQSFLRQQYDWSHIRDELTSASDLELLKQLEAEETAEFEDQSVILPPQEKKKPELLLPVYYRLPSYFQQAETVEIMPGNKSTEDIHEKTSLSQPQTQSYFRQVTPRAGKFAYSTDNTFEQEIYFDEVQIIHQIGAKRDQIVLENLNRYNKQLSKVFPETPEKWSAQAIPEASYRPVQGALRWTALPTPAKDMLLQVGEKDVPIKTRRLKKQAKSLQEDVTWELVVLRRMLKEWKTAWALIIEWHHETVENLLQSLGDLHDDVRIKAITTCATAALERPRIATSQRDSDKTIQDLPEVLLPALEAALCDKNAHVRMAAAICQYAIQSHNPLARNIMQTALLKGNSVDSWAAAQCLALEGTATYPVIKRILHQLFTKKNEDTEEQSYILLSYLSEKTTLIHTMLAVELNSCQWKNRIVACQAFSRISGNVCLDMKHKLIQLMWNDWNKEVRRAAAQALGQMSLGKEVHDIIRCLNAS, from the exons ATGACCAGGACCCAGAAGGGAAAGACCTTTCTCCCCCATTGCTTCTATCAGTCACTGCCCCCACGACTGGGATGGGGCATGATTTTAAACTACTCAAAattgaaaggcaaggaggagtgtGCCTCTGTCTCCAGTGTGCCTATGGTCTTCTTCAGCTCACAGTACCGTCTACACCGCAAGAGCCAATATTTGAAAATGGCTGCTGCAAACCTTACCTTCTCTCAGGAGGTGGTGTGGCAGCGAGGCCTGCCCAGCATTCCTTATAGCCAGTACAGCTTTGACCACCTCTACAATACCAATGACATCATCCATACTCCCCAGATCAGGAAGGCCCGGCCTCAGAAACCTGTTAGCTTCAAGTTCCTGGGTTCCTCAAGTCCCTTAACAGGAGACACCTCCCTGGCTGTGAAGACAGAAAGCTCTGCCAATCCCGAAAAGAAGCTGAAGAAATCAAAGCCAGCCAGCACCGTCCGGGAAGCACCCCGCCCTCTCATCCATCATCCCTGCATGCATCCAGATATGCTGGGTCGGCCACCTTCTCTAGATGTGAACCTGGAGGAAAGAGAAGCctggcttctgcctcctgagAAGGAGGCCAGAGCGTGGGAGGCCACTGTGCTGGAAAAGCTGAACGAGCGCACAGCCCGATGGATCCAGAGCAAGCGTCCTCGAAGGCCTGGGGCATCCCCCAACAAGTGGCAGAGCTTCCTGCGCCAGCAGTACGACTGGAGTCACATTCGGGATGAGCTTACCTCTGCCAGTGACCTGGAGCTCCTGAAACAGCTGGAGGCAGAAGAGACAGCAGAGTTTGAGGATCAAAGTGTCATCCTGCCCCCACAGGAAAAGAAGAAGCCAGAACTGCTGCTTCCCGTTTACTACAG ATTGCCCAGTTACTTCCAACAAGCAGAGACAGTTGAGATCATGCCTGGCAACAAGAGCACTGAGGATATCCATGAAAAGACGAGCCTCTCCCAGCCCCAAACCCAGAGCTACTTTCGCCAGGTGACTCCCCGAGCTGGAAAGTTTGCCTACTCCACAGACAACACCTTTGAACAGGAGATTTACTTTG ATGAAGTCCAGATCATCCACCAGATTGGTGCAAAGAGAGACCAGATTGTCCTGGAAAACCTAAATCGGTACAACAAGCAGCTATCTAAGGTCTTCCCTGAAACTCCAGAAAAGTGGAGTGCCCAGGCAATTCCTGAAGCAT CTTACAGACCTGTGCAAGGAGCCCTGCGCTGGACTGCTTTGCCCACCCCCGCCAAGGATATGCTGCTGCAGGTGGGTGAGAAGGATGTGCCTATTAAGACCAGGAGATTGAAGAAGCAGGCAAAATCACTGCAGGAGGATGTGACCTGGGAACTGGTGGTCCTGCGGAGGATGCTGAAGGAATGGAAGACTGCCTGGGCTCTGA TCATAGAGTGGCACCATGAGACAGTAGAGAACCTGCTTCAGAGCTTGGGAGACCTGCATGATGACGTTCGGATCAAAGCTATCACCACATGTGCCACAGCTGCTTTGGAACGGCCCCGGATTGCCACCAGCCAGAGAGACTCAG ACAAGACCATCCAGGACTTGCCGGAGGTTCTACTGCCTGCCCTAGAGGCTGCTCTTTGTGACAAGAATGCCCATGTGCGGATGGCAGCAGCAATATGCCAATATGCCATACAGTCACATAATCCCCTTGCCCGGAACATCATGCAGACTGCCCTTCTGAAGG GTAACAGTGTGGATAGCTGGGCTGCAGCTCAGTGCTTGGCTCTGGAAGGTACTGCTACTTACCCTGTGATTAAGAGGATCCTCCACCAGCTGTTTACAAAGAAGAATGAGGACACTGAGGAACAGTCTTATATCCTCCTGAGCTATCTGAGTGAGAAGACA ACCCTGATACACACCATGCTTGCTGTGGAGCTGAACAGCTGTCAATGGAAGAACCGGATTGTGGCCTGCCAGGCTTTCTCCCGGATCAGTGGAAATGTCTGCTTG
- the HEATR4 gene encoding HEAT repeat-containing protein 4 isoform X3, with amino-acid sequence MTRTQKGKTFLPHCFYQSLPPRLGWGMILNYSKLKGKEECASVSSVPMVFFSSQYRLHRKSQYLKMAAANLTFSQEVVWQRGLPSIPYSQYSFDHLYNTNDIIHTPQIRKARPQKPVSFKFLGSSSPLTGDTSLAVKTESSANPEKKLKKSKPASTVREAPRPLIHHPCMHPDMLGRPPSLDVNLEEREAWLLPPEKEARAWEATVLEKLNERTARWIQSKRPRRPGASPNKWQSFLRQQYDWSHIRDELTSASDLELLKQLEAEETAEFEDQSVILPPQEKKKPELLLPVYYRLPSYFQQAETVEIMPGNKSTEDIHEKTSLSQPQTQSYFRQVTPRAGKFAYSTDNTFEQEIYFDEVQIIHQIGAKRDQIVLENLNRYNKQLSKVFPETPEKWSAQAIPEASYRPVQGALRWTALPTPAKDMLLQVGEKDVPIKTRRLKKQAKSLQEDVTWELVVLRRMLKEWKTAWALIIEWHHETVENLLQSLGDLHDDVRIKAITTCATAALERPRIATSQRDSDKTIQDLPEVLLPALEAALCDKNAHVRMAAAICQYAIQSHNPLARNIMQTALLKGNSVDSWAAAQCLALEGTATYPVIKRILHQLFTKKNEDTEEQSYILLSYLSEKTVCVHYRVRHSFGEQLGL; translated from the exons ATGACCAGGACCCAGAAGGGAAAGACCTTTCTCCCCCATTGCTTCTATCAGTCACTGCCCCCACGACTGGGATGGGGCATGATTTTAAACTACTCAAAattgaaaggcaaggaggagtgtGCCTCTGTCTCCAGTGTGCCTATGGTCTTCTTCAGCTCACAGTACCGTCTACACCGCAAGAGCCAATATTTGAAAATGGCTGCTGCAAACCTTACCTTCTCTCAGGAGGTGGTGTGGCAGCGAGGCCTGCCCAGCATTCCTTATAGCCAGTACAGCTTTGACCACCTCTACAATACCAATGACATCATCCATACTCCCCAGATCAGGAAGGCCCGGCCTCAGAAACCTGTTAGCTTCAAGTTCCTGGGTTCCTCAAGTCCCTTAACAGGAGACACCTCCCTGGCTGTGAAGACAGAAAGCTCTGCCAATCCCGAAAAGAAGCTGAAGAAATCAAAGCCAGCCAGCACCGTCCGGGAAGCACCCCGCCCTCTCATCCATCATCCCTGCATGCATCCAGATATGCTGGGTCGGCCACCTTCTCTAGATGTGAACCTGGAGGAAAGAGAAGCctggcttctgcctcctgagAAGGAGGCCAGAGCGTGGGAGGCCACTGTGCTGGAAAAGCTGAACGAGCGCACAGCCCGATGGATCCAGAGCAAGCGTCCTCGAAGGCCTGGGGCATCCCCCAACAAGTGGCAGAGCTTCCTGCGCCAGCAGTACGACTGGAGTCACATTCGGGATGAGCTTACCTCTGCCAGTGACCTGGAGCTCCTGAAACAGCTGGAGGCAGAAGAGACAGCAGAGTTTGAGGATCAAAGTGTCATCCTGCCCCCACAGGAAAAGAAGAAGCCAGAACTGCTGCTTCCCGTTTACTACAG ATTGCCCAGTTACTTCCAACAAGCAGAGACAGTTGAGATCATGCCTGGCAACAAGAGCACTGAGGATATCCATGAAAAGACGAGCCTCTCCCAGCCCCAAACCCAGAGCTACTTTCGCCAGGTGACTCCCCGAGCTGGAAAGTTTGCCTACTCCACAGACAACACCTTTGAACAGGAGATTTACTTTG ATGAAGTCCAGATCATCCACCAGATTGGTGCAAAGAGAGACCAGATTGTCCTGGAAAACCTAAATCGGTACAACAAGCAGCTATCTAAGGTCTTCCCTGAAACTCCAGAAAAGTGGAGTGCCCAGGCAATTCCTGAAGCAT CTTACAGACCTGTGCAAGGAGCCCTGCGCTGGACTGCTTTGCCCACCCCCGCCAAGGATATGCTGCTGCAGGTGGGTGAGAAGGATGTGCCTATTAAGACCAGGAGATTGAAGAAGCAGGCAAAATCACTGCAGGAGGATGTGACCTGGGAACTGGTGGTCCTGCGGAGGATGCTGAAGGAATGGAAGACTGCCTGGGCTCTGA TCATAGAGTGGCACCATGAGACAGTAGAGAACCTGCTTCAGAGCTTGGGAGACCTGCATGATGACGTTCGGATCAAAGCTATCACCACATGTGCCACAGCTGCTTTGGAACGGCCCCGGATTGCCACCAGCCAGAGAGACTCAG ACAAGACCATCCAGGACTTGCCGGAGGTTCTACTGCCTGCCCTAGAGGCTGCTCTTTGTGACAAGAATGCCCATGTGCGGATGGCAGCAGCAATATGCCAATATGCCATACAGTCACATAATCCCCTTGCCCGGAACATCATGCAGACTGCCCTTCTGAAGG GTAACAGTGTGGATAGCTGGGCTGCAGCTCAGTGCTTGGCTCTGGAAGGTACTGCTACTTACCCTGTGATTAAGAGGATCCTCCACCAGCTGTTTACAAAGAAGAATGAGGACACTGAGGAACAGTCTTATATCCTCCTGAGCTATCTGAGTGAGAAGACAGTATGTGTCCATTACCGGGTCAGACACAGTTTTGGGGAGCAATTAGGTCTTTGA